In the genome of Triticum urartu cultivar G1812 chromosome 5, Tu2.1, whole genome shotgun sequence, one region contains:
- the LOC125509353 gene encoding hypersensitive-induced response protein-like protein 1, with translation MGNLCCCVQVDQSTVAIREQFGKFDSVLEPGCHCLPWIFGKRVVGHLTLRLQQLDVRCETKTKDNVFVTVVASIQYRPLAGKESDAYYKLTNTRSQIQAYVFDVIRASVPKLNLDDAFVQKNDIAMAVEDELEKAMSAYGFEIVQTLIVDIEPDAHVKQAMNEINAAARMRVAANEKAEAEKIVQIKRAEGEAEAKYLSGLGIARQRQAIVDGLRDSVLGFSVNVPGTTAKDVMDMVLITQYFDTMKEVGASSKSSAVFIPHGPGAVRDIATQIRDGLLQGQSASDN, from the exons ATGGGCAATCTGTGCTGCTGTGTTCAAGTTGACCAGTCTACCGTGGCCATCAGGGAGCAGTTTGGGAAGTTTGACAGTGTGCTTGAGCCAGGATGCCACTGCCTGCCTTGGATCTTTGGGAAGCGTGTAGTTGGCCATCTCACACTGAGGTTGCAGCAGCTGGATGTGCGGTGTGAAACTAAGACAAAG GACAATGTGTTTGTCACTGTTGTTGCATCGATTCAGTACCGACCTCTGGCTGGCAAAGAAAGTGATGCATACTACAAACTAACCAACACAAGATCCCAGATTCAAGCCTATGTCTTTGATG TGATCAGGGCAAGTGTTCCAAAGCTCAACCTGGATGATGCTTTCGTGCAGAAGAACGATATAGCAATGGCTGTGGAGGATGAACTTGAAAAGGCTATGTCGGCATATGGCTTTGAGATCGTGCAGACCCTCATTGTCGACATCGAGCCAGATGCGCATGTCAAGCAGGCGATGAATGAGATCAATGCAG CTGCAAGGATGAGGGTGGCTGCAAACGAGAAGGCGGAGGCTGAGAAGATTGTCCAGATCAAGCGTGCCGAGGGTGAAGCAGAGGCCAAGTACCTGTCTGGCCTCGGTATCGCCCGCCAGCGCCAGGCCATTGTGGATGGCCTGAGGGACAGCGTCCTGGGCTTCTCAGTCAATGTGCCTGGCACCACTGCAAAGGACGTGATGGACATGGTGCTGATCACCCAGTACTTTGATACTATGAAAGAGGTCGGCGCGTCCTCCAAGTCCTCGGCGGTGTTCATCCCCCATGGCCCTGGTGCGGTGCGTGACATCGCCACGCAGATCCGCGACGGTCTTCTTCAGGGCCAGTCTGCCTCTGACAACTAA